Below is a window of Neodiprion virginianus isolate iyNeoVirg1 chromosome 4, iyNeoVirg1.1, whole genome shotgun sequence DNA.
tTTGTTAAAAAACGAATATTTCGATACACATACGCAAttgggtaaaaaataaatttacatctCATTTgctttctttactttttcgCTTTTCGTTTGGAAGTCACAGGCGAAACAAGTTAttgaaaagtgaagaaaaacgaataaaattgaaatctgTATATCTTGCCCACTTCCATCTGTGCCTCAAAATCGTCATTTCTCAACAAAGAAGtcatgagaaaaatttcaagccaaTAGTTTTCGTGTTTTCGGAAGCATATTGAGAGTCAAACCCGTggttcaaaaatatgaaactcggtaaaaaatgttttttttccccgctcTACGTCATATttgaacataaaaaaatcaccaatGTTGAGGCTCAGACGTACGTCGGTTTCGgggtggaatgcctcatacaCATACTATCGGTATTCCAAACTGACGCATTCCCGTATCGCTGTATAACGAATCGTCCGACGATTCGGCGAGAGCAGCGCAAAAATCTATGTTTAGAATGTTCGTTTGCGTTTTATTCGACGAGAAGCGAAGAGAGCTCGGTTATACTAATCGGCTCAATGTTTGGCATAAATAGTTACATGGTTTGAAAATCGGTTTTCCGTCCAAGTCCAGCCTGCGGGCACTTGTCTTCAGTGtgtaatgtgtatatatatacgtatgtatacacgtacagtgtacatacaggtatacatatcTCATTCCTATGGTATACTCGAGAGAAGAGAATTCAGAGAGGTCGACTGCAAGGCACTGCAAATCCGATTTTACAGAGAAAGATCGATTCCACTTGCTGCAACAACTCCTCGAGGTACTATTGTGGATATGTACAATACTTGCTTGCTGCCACCGTTGTTGATGTCGTCGCGGCAGCAGAGAAGTGAAAGCCAAATGGTATCGACGAATTTCCGAACGTATTCCACACAGTTAGCGAACTGTTTTTGCCGCAACGTTGTGCAAACGAGGGTTGAATTTATAGATTCTACGTATatgtaacgattttttcactAAATCGCATTGCAATTTTCACGATGACGAATTACACAgatcgacaaaaaaaaaagaaaatgtatttcttgagtttatatttaattgaataaatttttattctacacgtgaaataataatgaaaatttcattcattggttataaagtttgcttttgtcgTTTTTGCGCTTATAAATAAGTCTTTGGTATAATAAGTTTTTGGTCGATAGTATAATAAGCAGCAGGTAGCAgcacgttgaaataaaaagcaaactttatccaatgaaacaattttttgtctagaaaatttcacgtccagaacccagactcaaaaattaaatttgaattgtttcaaCTTTCGTCGAAGTAACTCGGTGCAAATAATCCGATCGAAACTCCCTCTCTATTTTTGACTCTCCACCTCACTCGTTGGCAATTTTCGCTGCCGCCCAGAATGGATTTTTGCACTTGATACTTTTCTTTCCGTACGACACGATACACTTGTATACATAGCTTCgcattattttatatatacctTATACCAGCGACAAGAGCCTGCAGCACGTATGCACCCATATTCTAATTCCGTCAGAGTCGTTCACCTTTCCTCTGTAGCAATAGCGCAGCAGACAgcggtttgaaattttccccAAAGTTGAACCGCAGCTGCGAAAATATGACTATACGTACGTCGTATCCACCCGTCGCAGGATCGCTACCGTGCATATATGAGCCAGTCGCAACCGCGTACCAACAACTTTCCGAGGCTCTTGAAAACGTAATTAAACACCCGCGCGCACAAACGCTGCGGTGCAAAGCAATTGTACTGCAAAATTGTTGTGTGCCGTACGTGTGGACGCTTTGCGTGGAATGGGGTTTTCACACGACGTAACCATGCAAAAGAATCAGGATTGACGCACGTAAACTTGACACTTTTATGAAACAAATCGTATATTAGTCGAAGCTTGCTTCCAATTTAATCGTACTGTACAACACCtacaatattacaataaaCGATGAATTCGATTTGGTATACATGTAATAAACACCTCTACAACGCATCGGTAACACTTATACAGATATAAACGATATTATACGATAGATAAAACGTCCAAGGTACGGTTATTCGTACAATGACAAGAAAGTTACGTAGACACCTATTACGCGATATTCATCACGAAGATGAAGCTAGGTTGAAACATCCAAACCTACCGAATGATTACTTATGTTATCATACAGCTTACGATCCTGGTTAGCTTAATATCCATCGCACCTTGGTCTGGTTTGACCGAACATCTAGTGATGATGATGGTGGCCCTTGAAGTGGTGATGATGGTGGTGACCGTGTCCCCCGTAGCCACCGTATCCGTAGCCATGGCCGAACCCTGGACTCCCAAAACCGTGACCATAGCCGGCTGCTCCACCGCCATATCCAGGCGCGTATCCAGCTCCAAAATCGCCGCCGTAAAACGGGGCGTAGTGAACTGGGACCGGGATGGCCACCGGATGTGGAACCGGGACTGGAACGGGAACCGGCCGGTTCACGGTCACCGGGAAAGGGACGTGGCGGTGGACCACAACCGGGACGGGAACCGGGACCGGGACCGGCTTTGCGACCGGGACGTGTCTCGTTATGGGAACGGGAACGGGGACTGCGACAGGTTGAGGAACCGTGTAGAACGATCCGTCGCCGTAGCCACCGTATCCACCGTATCCGTAGCCGCCACCATATCCGTAACCGCCACCGTATCCCGAGTATCCTCCGTGTCTGTGAACGCCGTGACCTCCGTGAGTCCCGAGTGCTGGTCCCGGATAGTAGACGCCTCGTTTGGTCGGTTTCAGGGATGAAGACCCGGAGCTTTCGTCGGTGATTGAACCGGCATCGGTGTTGTCTTGACCGAGATCGGCTCCAGCTTCGGCGGCAACATCCTCGTTTTCGCTTCGGCTCGAGTTAACACCCACGCAGAGGGCTACCAGTAGAATTACCTGAAATTAAACGGGAAAGAAGGAAATCAGAGGATATGTTTACCTCGTGGTTTTCTATTCCGTTGTTGTTCGCCGGGTATTGAAAAGCTCATTTGCGAAAAGCTTCCTTTCGTGATAAGCTTTGTTTGGAGGGTGGGTATGACGGTGTTCTGCAGCCAGCGTGCCTTGCAGGGATTACCTATCACGGGAAAAAACCTTGGATAGGGACGGAGGGGGGGAAAACTTATTTTATACACCGTACGTAAGGATCCTTGGTTTTCGCTCGCTCACTAGACGCTGAGAGTACTTTGGTAGTACCTTTAGAGGTTCGCAATCAGAAATAAACCGTCGACGATTCCGTTTGAAGGAATTCTTGAAATACCCAGAACCAAATAAGCCTAACAATGTAAATCATTGACTTTTggtttctttaattttttaccgcgCATTGAACCGTGCCGCTGCATCTGATCGTCGATCGGCTCTCTAGTCACGGAGCAGTGAGAGTGTTTAACTTTGTGGAAAGCGTCAAGCAACGTCGATAATTGCAACGTTCATCGTACCTTGACGATGGAACAGCGAGCACAAGTCACCGGTTCTGAGCTGATTGTCAGCTCGATCACCGCGCCCATTTGTGAAGACCTGCCGTTTCGGCGAGTCTCTAACGACGCAATGGAAGGTTCCCACAAACGCGTATGCAAACGGTGTGAAATCTTACAATCAACATTCTTCTTGgcccccctccctcccctaTACTGCCATCTAGTCAACTTGGCACGTGCGTACGAGACAAAGCGGgttataatatattgaaaCACACGCCGTTAACCCGTCGTCTACACGCCTATACTTCGTCTATAACCCTGCTTCGTGCTTCATTTTGTATGCTGATATCGTAGCTGTTTACCATTACTTGATTCTATTGAAAAATCTCTGTATTCCTTCGCGGTAATGAACTATTGGCTTCGGGCAAGGGATAGTACCTACAGATAGGATTCGTTCGAGAACATACCAGTTTTTACTCGTCCAGCAGTTGCACGGCAATTAATCGTTGTAGCGTTTTTCTGCGCGGGCATTGGcgagggttttttttttttttatcaaggaTGATCAAAATGCACGGTGGTCTGTTTTTTACTAGACCGGTGAAAATCCCGATTTCAACATTTAACGAAGCTACGCTaccgaagaaaataattggtAACATTTGACACCGTCCGGCTAAGTATTCGAAGGGATGCACGATGCGTGTGGATGTAAAACCCGGGTAGCATATACGTGCAACTGGCGGATCGAGTGGGAGGTATGAGTAAAAACAGCGTTTTCAAACGTTATATACCACTGACTTTGCACAATACGAAAACTGCCGAGCACGCTGCACACACGTAGGTGGATACTTCTCGTCCAGATTCGCAGCACGGAGAAGGCAGACCGACTTTTTTGCTTGTACTGGCGCTTCGAGCCCGACGAAGAAGTGTGAAAAAGAGTGGAAATGATAAAAAGTAACGTTGAAACCGGCAGATTTTCTACGGATTAGTTTGTCTATTATATCGGTACTCACAGCGTTGATCCGTAGGAACTTCATGTCGGCGCGGTTATCGCGAAGACGGCTGTCGTCGCAATTCAAAGATTCGGCTCGGTTGCTGGCCTATTTATCCTAGGAATCGGATCGGCACTTGCCTCCCCTTGAGGCGGTCTCGGGGCTGTGATTCCGCCGGCCTTTCTCTCCTAATTAGTCCTTTCCCTACTTCCTTCCAGGTTCGGAATTTTGTCATTTCCGTCCGGTGACCGGTGACCGGTTACTGTCTGTTCCCGGTTTCGATCGACTCGACCGGTTAGAACAGGTCCTGTTTCCACACTCTGCAGGAAGTGGCGTTAAAAATGGATCTGGCGCTGGTCTCGTTTCTCCAAATATGTTTACCCGTTTTCTACACCTTTGCTATAGCCG
It encodes the following:
- the LOC124304091 gene encoding cuticle protein 64-like encodes the protein MGAVIELTISSEPVTCARCSIVKVILLVALCVGVNSSRSENEDVAAEAGADLGQDNTDAGSITDESSGSSSLKPTKRGVYYPGPALGTHGGHGVHRHGGYSGYGGGYGYGGGYGYGGYGGYGDGSFYTVPQPVAVPVPVPITRHVPVAKPVPVPVPVPVVVHRHVPFPVTVNRPVPVPVPVPHPVAIPVPVHYAPFYGGDFGAGYAPGYGGGAAGYGHGFGSPGFGHGYGYGGYGGHGHHHHHHFKGHHHHH